GAGGCGCAGGGCCGCGCCCACACCACCGGCGACCGCGGTCGCGACGAAGAGCCATGGGGCGATCACGACGCCGCCTCAGAACGGCGGTGGAGGGCGGCACCGACGGTGATGCCGGCCCAGGAAGCCACGGCGCCGAGCACGACCGATCCCACACCGTAGGCGATGGCGATCGGCAGCGCGTCACCGAGCAGGGTCGCGGTGTCGACCGCAAGAGCGCTGTAGGTGGTGAATCCGCCGAGAACGCCTGTTCCGATGAGCAGCCGCAGGTCGCGTCGGCGACCCGCGTCCGGCCCTCGTCGCACCAACGACTCGAGGAGCAGCCCGAGCGCGAACGCACCGACGACATTGATCAGCAGGATCGTCAGCGGGATGCTGCCCGGGGCTGCGGGGAAGTTCAACGCCAGGCCTTCGCGCAGGCCCGTGCCGATCGTGCCGCCGAGGGTGACGAGTCCGATGAACCGCCACCGCAGGTGCACGGGCCGTTCGGTGCCCGTGGAGTCGTCGACATCGAGGTCGGGGTTCTGGCCCAGCCCGTCGAACTCGTCGCCTCTGCTCGAGGGCAGCGGCGGAAACGGTGTGTCAGGTGAAGGTGAGGT
This genomic interval from Frigoribacterium sp. Leaf415 contains the following:
- a CDS encoding fluoride efflux transporter FluC, which gives rise to MTSPSPDTPFPPLPSSRGDEFDGLGQNPDLDVDDSTGTERPVHLRWRFIGLVTLGGTIGTGLREGLALNFPAAPGSIPLTILLINVVGAFALGLLLESLVRRGPDAGRRRDLRLLIGTGVLGGFTTYSALAVDTATLLGDALPIAIAYGVGSVVLGAVASWAGITVGAALHRRSEAAS